From the Nodularia sphaerocarpa UHCC 0038 genome, the window AAAAAATGCAATTAAGGCTTTGCAAGAAGCGGTTAGTCAGGGAAAAGAGCGATTTTTGTTTCAGATGGCGACGGGGACAGGAAAAACTTTGACTTCGGCGGCGGTGATTAAGTTATTTTTGCGGACTGGAAATGCTCAACGTGTTTTATTTTTGGTCGATCGCCTTGAGCTTGAGGATCAGGCAAAAAAGGCTTTTGATTTGTTGCTGAAAAATGACTATAAGACCGTAATTTATAAGGATAATCGGGATGATTGGCGACGTGCCGATATTGTGGTGACTACGGTGCAGTCATTACTGGTAAATAACAAGTATCGCGATCGCTTTTCACCGACTGATTTTGATTTGGTAATTTCCGATGAAGCACACCGCTCAATAGGTGGTAACTCACGGGCGGTTTTTGAGTATTTTATTGGGTACAAGTTAGGACTGACAGCAACACCTCGCGACTATCTCAAGCAGTTTGACAAGACTAAGCCCACGACTAAAGATCCGCGAGAATATGAGCGGCGGATGATCTTGGATACTTATCGCATTTTTGGCTGTGCGGATAGTTTACCGACGTTTTCCTATGGGTTAAATGACGGGGTGAAGGATGGCTTTTTGATTCATCCGACGGTGGTAGATGCCAGAAGTGAGGTAACGACTCAGCTTTTGTCTAAGGATGGTTTTATTGTTGAGTTTAAAGATGATGATGGGGGCGATCGCCAAGAAACTTTTAAACAGCGTCAATTCGAGAAACGATTTTTTGCTGAAGGGACAAATCAGCTTTTTTGCAAGATTTTTCTAGAGAATGCTTTGCGCGATCCGATAAGTGGCGAAATTGGCAAATCGATCATTTTTGCGGTAAGTCAAAACCATGCAGTAAAACTGGTGCAAATTCTGAATGACATGGCGGATCGGATGTTTCCGAATAAGTATCAATCGGATTTTGCCGTACAGGTGACATCAGGAGTTAAGGACGCGCAGCAGTTTACCAACAATTTCAACCATCTGAGTAACAATTTGCTTGGTTCTGCCAATTTCTTGCCAACCTACAGAACTAGCAAAGCTCGTGTTTGTGTCACCGTTGGCATGATGACCACTGGTTATGATTGTGCGGACTTGCTCAATCTTGGTTTATTCCGTCCGATCTTTTCACCGACAGATTTTATTCAGATCAAAGGGCGGGGGACTCGCAAGCATAATTTTTTGGAACAGTTGTTTGATGATGATATTAAGGACGAAGTTAAACAACCGCACAAGACCGCTTATAAACTGTTTGATTTTTTTGCAAATTGTGAATATTTTGATCAAGAGTTTAAATATGATCAGGTGTTAGCACTACCTCAGCCGAAAAGTGAGGTTAATGGCGATCATGGCGGCGATGGGACAAAGGGGATTGCAACCTATGAACATTTAGGGGCGGATATTCTGGAGAGCATTAAGGAGGAGAGGATCGGCTTTGAGGGAATGAAGATTGATCGCTTGTATTATGAAAAATTTGAAGAGAAGATCCGCGAGAATCGGGTGATTGCTGAGGCAGTTGAGGCGGGGAAATGGGATCTGGTGATTGATTATATTAATCGTCAAATATTTGACGATCCTGAGCAATTTTATACGTTGGACAAGTTACGGAAAGCGGCGGCGGTTGATCGCCGTTTGAGTCTGCGAGAGATATTAGAAAAAATCTTTGGTTTAATTCCGCGCTTTAAGTCAAAAGATGAGTTACTGGAAGAGGAGTTTTCTAATTTTGTGGCTGCATATCAGCCAGAGGAGGCAATTCCTGAGATTAAGAATTACTTTAAGGCTTATGTCACTAATAGTCAGATTCGGCAAATTATTGAAACTAAGAAATACCAAGAGTTAGCGACAAATCCGGTTTTGTCGATGGATAATTTTAAGGCTGTGCCTAAGTCTTACCGCGATCTGATTCCAGATTACGTTAAAAACTATATAGAGTTAGATCGGTTTGTTGCTTAGAACAAGATCGATTTGAGTGGTTAGTAGGGTGCGTTAGGATGAAATCCGTAACGCACCGTTATTAAGGCTTTGGTGCGTTACGCTACCGCTAACACACCCTACTGTTCAATAATCAAATAGTTATTAAGGCTTTGGTGCGTTACGCTACCGCTAACACACCCTACTGTTCCACAAGACAAACATAATAGCATTCACCTAAAGTATCAATTCATAATTCAAAAAAATGCTCGACACTGAAACCAAACGGCGGATTGATACGGCTCGCGATATTTTAGTGGGAAAGGTTCCCGATCCTAAGTCTCAGGTGGAGCAGATCACGATCGCACTCATCTACAAGTTCATGGATGATATGGACGCTGAGGTGGAGGAGTTAGGGGGCGATCGCACTTTTTTCGCGGACTCATTTGCCAAGTTTGGCTGGTCGATGTTGATGAATCCGAGGGTGGGCGGTCATGAGTTGCTAAGTCTCTACAGTGAGGGCATTAGCACAATGCCGCAAAATGAGGGGATTCCTGCCTTATTTCGGGACATTTTCAAAAATGCTTATTTGCCCTATCGCGATCCTGAGACGCTGAAAAGTTTTCTGAAAGTGATCGATGAGTTTAAATACGATCATTCCGAGCGGTTGGGGGATGCGTTTGAATATTTGCTCTCAGTGTTGGGTTCCCAGGGGGATGCGGGACAGTTTCGCACACCGCGCCATATTATCGATTTTATTGTGGAGATTATTCAGCCGAAAAAGGGTGAGGTGATTCTCGATCCGGCTTGTGGTACGGCGGGTTTTTTGATTTCGGCATACAAGCATATTTTGCGGTCAAATCTGGATAGTCAGGGCAATAGTACCCTTACGCCCGATGAGAAGGGACGGATGGCGACAAATTTTAAGGGTTATGATATTTCGCCCGATATGGTGCGGTTGTCGTTGGTAAATCTCTATTTGCATGGGTTTAAAAGTCCGCAAATTGCCGAGTATGACACGCTGACATCTGACGATAAGTGGAATGAGTTTGCTGATGTGATTCTTGCCAATCCGCCGTTTATGTCTCCGAAGGGTGGGATTAAGCCTCATAAACGTTTTTCGATTAAGGCGAAACGGAGTGAGGTGCTTTTTGTCGATTACATGGCGGAACATCTGTCGCCTCATGGTCGGGCGGGGATTATTGTGCCTGAAGGTATCATTTTTCAGAGTCAGACGGCGTATAAAAGTTTGCGAAAGATGCTGGTAGAAAGCTCGCTTGTGGCGGTGGTTTCCCTACCTGCGGGGGTGTTTAATCCCTATTCGGGTGTGAAGACTTCGATCTTGATTTTGGATAAGTCTTTGGCGAAAAAGTCTGATACGGTGGCGTTTTTTAAAGTAGAAAATGATGGTTTTGGTTTGGGCGCACAACGGCGAGAGGTTTCTGGGGAACAGCTTACACAGGTAAAAATCGAGTTAGCGGAATATCTGCAAGCTGTTCGGAATCAAGTATCGACTGATAATCTTCTGTTTAATCATGGGTTGATTGTTCCTAAAGTAAAGATTGCTGCGAATGGGGACTATAACTTTAGTGGGGAGAGGTATCGGACTACAAACTTTAGTAGTAGTCATTTCCCAATGGTGGAGTTAGGTTATATTTCTGAGGTAACATCAAGCAAAAGGATACTTGCAGAAGAATATGTTGCGTCTGGAATCCCTTTTTATCGCACTAAAGAGATTGTTGAATTAAGCAACGGTAGAGAAATTAGTCTAGAACTATTCATTTCACAAGAAAGATTTCAATCAATTAAATCGCGTTTTGGATCACCTAAAAAAGGCGATCTTTTAATCTCATCAGTCGGAACAATTGGTGTTTCTTGGGTTGTTTCAGATAACAGAGAGTTCTACTTTAAAGATGGGAATCTTTTATGGATAAGAAGTTTTAAAAATCTTGATCCTCACTTTCTTAAGCATTGTCTTGATTCTATCTTTGCTAAAGGAATTGAACATATTGTATTTGGGGCTGCATATAAAGCATTAACAATTGAGAAGTTGAAACAATT encodes:
- a CDS encoding DEAD/DEAH box helicase family protein, which produces MGYQKTIPEPQRLVDEAIAHNYVVLTQLPDYQDQAGWKNQAERPNFIETNKLRFLRPYQKNAIKALQEAVSQGKERFLFQMATGTGKTLTSAAVIKLFLRTGNAQRVLFLVDRLELEDQAKKAFDLLLKNDYKTVIYKDNRDDWRRADIVVTTVQSLLVNNKYRDRFSPTDFDLVISDEAHRSIGGNSRAVFEYFIGYKLGLTATPRDYLKQFDKTKPTTKDPREYERRMILDTYRIFGCADSLPTFSYGLNDGVKDGFLIHPTVVDARSEVTTQLLSKDGFIVEFKDDDGGDRQETFKQRQFEKRFFAEGTNQLFCKIFLENALRDPISGEIGKSIIFAVSQNHAVKLVQILNDMADRMFPNKYQSDFAVQVTSGVKDAQQFTNNFNHLSNNLLGSANFLPTYRTSKARVCVTVGMMTTGYDCADLLNLGLFRPIFSPTDFIQIKGRGTRKHNFLEQLFDDDIKDEVKQPHKTAYKLFDFFANCEYFDQEFKYDQVLALPQPKSEVNGDHGGDGTKGIATYEHLGADILESIKEERIGFEGMKIDRLYYEKFEEKIRENRVIAEAVEAGKWDLVIDYINRQIFDDPEQFYTLDKLRKAAAVDRRLSLREILEKIFGLIPRFKSKDELLEEEFSNFVAAYQPEEAIPEIKNYFKAYVTNSQIRQIIETKKYQELATNPVLSMDNFKAVPKSYRDLIPDYVKNYIELDRFVA
- a CDS encoding N-6 DNA methylase, translating into MLDTETKRRIDTARDILVGKVPDPKSQVEQITIALIYKFMDDMDAEVEELGGDRTFFADSFAKFGWSMLMNPRVGGHELLSLYSEGISTMPQNEGIPALFRDIFKNAYLPYRDPETLKSFLKVIDEFKYDHSERLGDAFEYLLSVLGSQGDAGQFRTPRHIIDFIVEIIQPKKGEVILDPACGTAGFLISAYKHILRSNLDSQGNSTLTPDEKGRMATNFKGYDISPDMVRLSLVNLYLHGFKSPQIAEYDTLTSDDKWNEFADVILANPPFMSPKGGIKPHKRFSIKAKRSEVLFVDYMAEHLSPHGRAGIIVPEGIIFQSQTAYKSLRKMLVESSLVAVVSLPAGVFNPYSGVKTSILILDKSLAKKSDTVAFFKVENDGFGLGAQRREVSGEQLTQVKIELAEYLQAVRNQVSTDNLLFNHGLIVPKVKIAANGDYNFSGERYRTTNFSSSHFPMVELGYISEVTSSKRILAEEYVASGIPFYRTKEIVELSNGREISLELFISQERFQSIKSRFGSPKKGDLLISSVGTIGVSWVVSDNREFYFKDGNLLWIRSFKNLDPHFLKHCLDSIFAKGIEHIVFGAAYKALTIEKLKQFQIPLPPITVQKEIVAEIESYQREITNYELRIKECREKISKTIDKMWGSDES